The following are encoded together in the Capsulimonas corticalis genome:
- a CDS encoding M48 family metalloprotease translates to MASFFFWTLMGFVLGLVMGAVPVGIAIGVIVGVVNWFVCTWSSEKFAIDLYDAELLDSEKAPGMNDMIRELSRDIGIDAPLLYAIPISAPNAFVVPRRDRGNVVVVTNGLTKHLNREEVQAVVTLMLIRLADKEAPSWSVASAIAGLPIYVACTGDWKNVLRKKLAVDRKTGLTIVERVMMAFLIVPCAIVLRIGYDHQSIAGADRATARLLGTHRDLYSALAKMEEHLPKTWWGRSYFNAATAPLFAIEPLASPETIAGLAPIWRFSQHLFGNMILSPSERRRLLSEAPVAEPLSGESVHV, encoded by the coding sequence GTGGCGTCCTTTTTCTTCTGGACGCTGATGGGATTCGTTCTCGGTCTTGTGATGGGAGCCGTGCCCGTCGGCATTGCTATTGGCGTCATCGTCGGCGTCGTCAACTGGTTTGTCTGTACCTGGTCGTCGGAGAAATTCGCGATCGATCTCTACGACGCCGAGCTGCTCGACAGCGAAAAGGCGCCGGGCATGAACGATATGATCCGGGAACTCAGCCGGGATATCGGGATCGACGCCCCGCTGCTCTACGCAATACCGATCTCCGCGCCGAACGCCTTTGTCGTTCCGCGTCGTGACCGCGGCAATGTGGTGGTCGTCACCAACGGCTTGACCAAGCACCTCAATCGTGAGGAAGTGCAGGCCGTCGTCACCCTGATGCTGATCCGCCTCGCCGACAAAGAAGCGCCGTCATGGTCGGTGGCGAGCGCGATCGCCGGACTGCCGATCTACGTGGCGTGTACGGGCGACTGGAAAAACGTGCTTCGCAAGAAGCTGGCGGTCGATCGGAAGACCGGCCTCACAATCGTCGAACGCGTCATGATGGCGTTTCTGATCGTGCCCTGCGCGATTGTATTGCGCATCGGTTACGATCATCAATCCATCGCCGGCGCCGACCGGGCGACGGCGCGGCTTCTGGGGACGCATCGAGATCTCTACTCGGCGCTCGCCAAAATGGAGGAGCATCTGCCCAAGACGTGGTGGGGCCGCTCCTACTTCAACGCCGCCACCGCGCCGCTGTTCGCCATTGAACCGCTCGCCAGTCCGGAAACCATCGCGGGGCTCGCCCCGATCTGGCGCTTCTCGCAGCACCTGTTTGGAAACATGATCCTTTCCCCGTCGGAGCGCCGCCGTTTGCTCAGTGAAGCTCCTGTCGCGGAGCCGCTCTCCGGAGAATCGGTGCACGTCTGA
- a CDS encoding M16 family metallopeptidase, whose translation MDFAPAASVTQGLSPVAHKTLANGLQVLVAPSGNADLVTVDAWVGAGTRRETPDNNGAAHFIEHLLFKGTPTRQPGEIDAAIEDLGGSMNAATSYDWAHFYVTVGSSDTEPALGVLSDVLMHAELRQQDMDQERPVILNEMARQLADPSQRIARVLSAITFPTHPYGRPLLGPPTQVTSMTRKTVQDFYHEYYVPGNVTLVLTGKITPDEGFAMAEKAFGKWAERPLPEDKVLPEPPQTDIRTRSMVAPVSKGYLTIGFRAPSVRDHSQAYAMDVLLTILGQGGHNRLTDDLLTKQKLVTGISANYLTQKDEGMMTITAVFEPGNRDKVLKAILGEITALRETPVSEKELAAAKHSLLSSYLFDVQTTSGRANALGFYNMIDSYQYDTAYITKFENLTPAQVQDAAVKYLDPNKYSLVTLLPATDPITATSLSNDGPALAPRLPAVNSNAVSRGADTDPTNASRL comes from the coding sequence ATGGATTTCGCCCCCGCCGCGTCCGTCACGCAGGGTCTTAGCCCCGTCGCGCACAAGACGCTGGCGAACGGCCTTCAAGTCCTGGTCGCCCCCTCGGGGAACGCCGACCTGGTGACGGTCGACGCCTGGGTCGGCGCCGGAACGCGCCGCGAAACGCCGGACAACAACGGCGCCGCCCACTTCATCGAGCATCTTCTTTTCAAAGGCACGCCCACGCGCCAGCCCGGAGAGATCGACGCCGCGATTGAAGACCTCGGCGGCTCGATGAACGCGGCGACTTCTTACGACTGGGCGCATTTCTACGTCACCGTCGGATCGTCCGATACGGAGCCCGCGCTCGGAGTTCTATCCGACGTCCTCATGCACGCCGAGCTGCGCCAGCAGGACATGGACCAGGAGCGTCCGGTCATCCTGAACGAAATGGCCCGCCAGCTTGCGGATCCATCCCAGCGGATCGCCCGAGTTCTCAGCGCCATCACTTTCCCCACCCACCCGTACGGCAGACCGCTGCTCGGCCCGCCCACGCAAGTGACTTCCATGACGCGCAAGACCGTGCAGGATTTCTACCACGAATACTACGTTCCGGGGAATGTCACGCTGGTGCTCACGGGAAAGATCACGCCGGACGAAGGCTTCGCGATGGCTGAAAAGGCCTTCGGCAAGTGGGCCGAGCGCCCGCTGCCGGAAGACAAAGTGCTCCCCGAGCCGCCGCAGACCGATATCCGCACGCGCAGCATGGTCGCCCCCGTATCCAAAGGGTATCTGACGATCGGCTTCCGCGCTCCCTCCGTCCGCGACCACTCCCAGGCGTACGCAATGGATGTGCTGCTGACGATCCTGGGACAGGGCGGCCACAACCGCCTTACGGACGATCTGCTCACCAAGCAAAAGCTCGTGACCGGGATCAGCGCCAACTACCTCACCCAAAAGGATGAAGGGATGATGACGATCACCGCCGTGTTCGAGCCCGGCAACCGGGACAAAGTCTTGAAGGCGATCCTGGGCGAGATCACGGCCCTGCGCGAGACGCCGGTGTCCGAAAAAGAGCTCGCGGCGGCCAAGCATTCCCTGCTCTCATCGTATCTGTTCGACGTGCAGACGACGAGCGGGCGCGCCAACGCGCTGGGTTTCTACAATATGATCGACTCGTATCAATACGACACGGCGTATATCACGAAGTTCGAAAACCTCACGCCGGCGCAGGTGCAGGACGCCGCCGTCAAGTACCTCGATCCCAACAAATATTCTCTCGTCACGCTGCTGCCCGCGACGGACCCGATTACGGCGACCAGTCTTTCCAATGACGGCCCGGCGCTCGCGCCCCGGCTGCCCGCCGTGAATTCGAACGCCGTGTCTCGCGGCGCCGACACCGATCCGACCAATGCATCCCGGCTTTAG
- a CDS encoding sulfite oxidase-like oxidoreductase — translation MPSDTNGSEQFSAKYLHVKARAVERARERGETGTRVAVPRTQRLPPGQYLTQKFPVLDLGVQPPFDPDTYRLTINGAVRNPVSLTFDELRDLPSIELTADFHCVTHWSRYDLNWTGVPFETIVDLVDPLPEATHVMQHALEGYKTNNSMEELSHPDVIVAYALDGEPIPREHGAPVRIIAPHLYAWKGAKFLNRIEFMTRDQRGFWEVNGYHNHADPWSEERFSKDE, via the coding sequence ATGCCCAGCGATACGAACGGTTCGGAGCAGTTCAGCGCCAAATACCTGCATGTGAAGGCGCGCGCCGTGGAGCGCGCCCGCGAGCGCGGTGAAACCGGAACCCGCGTCGCGGTTCCGCGCACCCAGCGTCTCCCGCCCGGCCAGTATCTCACGCAGAAGTTCCCCGTGCTGGACCTCGGTGTCCAGCCCCCGTTCGATCCCGATACTTATCGGCTGACCATCAACGGCGCCGTCCGCAACCCCGTCAGCCTGACCTTCGACGAACTGCGCGACCTGCCCTCTATCGAACTCACCGCCGATTTCCACTGCGTCACCCACTGGTCCCGCTACGACCTGAACTGGACCGGCGTCCCCTTCGAAACCATCGTCGACCTGGTCGATCCGCTTCCCGAGGCGACGCATGTGATGCAGCACGCCCTGGAAGGGTACAAGACGAATAACTCGATGGAAGAACTGTCCCATCCCGACGTGATCGTCGCTTACGCCCTGGACGGCGAACCGATCCCCCGCGAACACGGCGCGCCGGTGCGGATCATCGCGCCGCATCTGTACGCCTGGAAGGGCGCGAAGTTCCTGAACCGTATTGAGTTTATGACGCGCGATCAGCGCGGGTTCTGGGAAGTGAACGGTTATCATAACCATGCGGATCCGTGGAGCGAAGAACGGTTCTCGAAGGATGAGTAG
- a CDS encoding metallophosphoesterase — translation MKQISRREFLHFAGGVTFLALAPNGQGLFAATEADARLPLFTVLPYIQPGSASKLKENDDTLVVAWQTEDAAADFTVAYGLSKKYGQIAVPIQGARAIGDAAVSGDAALKRRNYNAALTGLKLGRKYYYQVQGKGKVIAEGYATTRQPRGRKIRFVAFGDNSNGDVSDHRIAYQAYVAKPDFVMNTGDNVYQSGLDREYAKFFFPIYDATTAGPELGAPLLRSVPFYTVLANHDVTGRDAIGREAGDFTKHSDALAYYTAMHLPMNGPAQPADSTPTVCADPAVLAQFQACAGDRFPRMANYSFDNGDAHFLCLDANAYVDPTSPALQAWIEQDLADTDAHWKFVVYHQPAFNVGQEHYKEQHMRALSPIFEKHGVDIVLNGHEHTYQRTMPIQFEPTDLTNASHTATRDRIVPGKLTIDREFDGKEKTLPRGIIHVTTGAGGNALYEPEFTDSPDRWVFTDGPENHFVSKFYSREHSLSVIEIDGRALTLRQINEFGKEIDRIRVTKA, via the coding sequence TTGAAGCAAATCAGCCGTCGCGAGTTTTTGCATTTTGCAGGAGGCGTCACATTTCTCGCCCTCGCGCCCAATGGGCAGGGGCTGTTCGCCGCCACCGAAGCCGACGCCCGCCTCCCCCTCTTCACCGTACTCCCCTATATCCAGCCGGGATCGGCGAGCAAGCTGAAGGAAAACGACGATACGCTCGTTGTCGCCTGGCAAACCGAAGACGCGGCCGCCGACTTTACGGTGGCTTATGGCCTGAGTAAAAAGTACGGCCAGATCGCCGTTCCGATCCAGGGCGCGCGCGCCATCGGTGATGCGGCGGTGAGCGGAGACGCCGCGCTGAAACGGCGCAACTACAACGCCGCCTTGACGGGCCTGAAATTGGGGCGTAAGTATTACTATCAAGTCCAGGGCAAAGGCAAGGTGATCGCGGAAGGATATGCGACGACGCGCCAGCCGCGAGGCCGTAAGATTCGCTTTGTCGCTTTCGGAGACAACTCCAACGGCGATGTCAGCGATCACCGAATCGCCTATCAAGCGTATGTCGCCAAGCCCGATTTTGTGATGAACACCGGCGACAATGTCTACCAAAGCGGTCTCGACCGCGAATACGCCAAGTTCTTCTTTCCAATCTACGACGCCACCACTGCCGGACCGGAGCTCGGCGCTCCCCTGCTCCGCTCCGTGCCCTTCTATACGGTGCTGGCGAACCACGATGTTACCGGGCGCGACGCCATCGGGCGCGAGGCGGGAGATTTCACGAAGCACTCCGACGCCCTCGCCTACTACACGGCGATGCATCTGCCGATGAACGGCCCCGCGCAGCCCGCCGATTCAACGCCGACCGTCTGCGCCGATCCCGCCGTGCTGGCGCAGTTTCAAGCCTGCGCCGGAGACCGTTTCCCTCGGATGGCGAACTATTCGTTCGACAACGGCGACGCCCATTTCTTATGCCTCGACGCCAACGCCTATGTCGATCCCACCAGTCCGGCGCTCCAGGCATGGATCGAACAGGATCTGGCGGACACCGACGCCCACTGGAAATTCGTGGTGTACCACCAGCCTGCGTTCAATGTCGGCCAGGAGCACTATAAAGAGCAGCATATGCGCGCCCTGTCGCCGATCTTCGAGAAGCACGGCGTGGATATCGTCCTGAACGGGCATGAGCACACCTACCAGCGGACGATGCCGATCCAATTTGAGCCGACCGATCTCACGAACGCGAGCCATACGGCGACGCGCGACCGGATCGTCCCCGGCAAATTGACGATCGATCGGGAGTTTGACGGCAAAGAAAAGACGCTCCCCAGGGGTATCATCCATGTGACGACCGGCGCCGGAGGGAACGCGCTCTACGAACCGGAATTCACGGACAGCCCGGACCGATGGGTGTTCACCGACGGGCCTGAGAACCATTTCGTCTCCAAGTTTTACTCACGGGAACACTCGCTCAGCGTGATCGAAATCGATGGGCGCGCACTGACGCTGCGGCAGATCAACGAATTCGGCAAAGAGATCGATCGAATCCGCGTGACCAAAGCGTAG
- a CDS encoding HD domain-containing protein, whose translation MSNVTEILPPDCCALFEPQLASLSTTADIGAFLKKCHQEINSLDRLSSGAGVALLAHNCALVDAVLRRLFALAVEHAAALAPAGEDAPTMPELTIVASGGYGRRELAPYSDVDVTFVSVREDDAYLNAIIKDMFQSVMDVFLYGANLKVGYAYRLLGDLGQLDHQTQTTLLDARFLCGDSELFKEFRATFRAQLLTADFMFQKWAERKSVLAKFGGDQVYVVEPQIKEGAGGLRDIQNAEWIGEARYRVSYSRVWRTLVEQGIVTERESASIRAAREFLWNVRSVLHMVAGEARDTMTTEKQESVAAYLGYPDGPETPAVETFMREYYTHAAEARRIARKAIKRCLDSEILLGLGLASIRRSLYVADPDIADRDMAMPLHAAELAQAYSLTISDELEEAICRFLERHPTAPDPAYAGRVFTRLLASKDASAILDRLSEQGVLAWLLPEFAPLMTLIPYDAAHDFTVGAHSLRVVRNLHQFHQETDPRFADFRRVAGEVAFPEVLNLAGLIHDIGKQWPEGGHAETGADASVLIAERIGWDTERRDKLVFLIRNHLLMAETSRLRDLSLEETVREFTRQVPDMESLNMLYLLTCADTQAVGEGVWTEVKGKFLTELYYRAEAVLAGGSSGETPAFVPNLARQRDRIRKQLAQHNLPIDLIHEHTRNLPAQYLLNTPLEEMYLHIAMIGRLRETFTPIVDFRHEFGNDYTEITICAYDDPKPGLLAKITGVLYAHDINVHVAQVFTREASVRIAIDTLWIDYRGKPLASGKKAEIQESLRKVMLGEMALADLLKKRNKPVKDQTIYSAKIDDTTSDQFSLLEVSAPDEKGVVYRLANVVSGLGWNIHAARLSVWGSRARDAFYVTGPDGKKLPASDVARLLEVLPVSTFVKRKLTTAGGG comes from the coding sequence TTGTCCAACGTCACTGAAATCCTCCCTCCCGACTGCTGCGCTCTTTTCGAGCCGCAGCTCGCGAGCCTCTCCACGACCGCCGACATCGGCGCCTTCCTCAAAAAATGTCACCAGGAGATTAATTCCCTCGACCGACTCTCGTCGGGCGCGGGCGTCGCATTGCTGGCGCACAACTGCGCGCTGGTCGACGCGGTCCTGCGGCGGCTGTTTGCGCTGGCCGTGGAGCACGCCGCCGCCCTGGCGCCGGCGGGTGAGGACGCGCCCACGATGCCGGAGCTGACGATCGTCGCCTCGGGAGGCTACGGCCGCCGGGAGCTGGCGCCGTACTCCGATGTGGATGTGACGTTTGTGAGCGTGCGCGAGGACGACGCTTACTTGAACGCCATCATCAAGGACATGTTCCAGTCGGTAATGGATGTGTTTCTGTACGGCGCCAACCTCAAGGTCGGTTACGCCTATCGCCTGCTGGGAGATCTGGGCCAGCTCGACCACCAAACGCAGACGACGCTGCTGGACGCGCGCTTTTTGTGCGGCGATTCCGAACTGTTTAAGGAGTTCCGGGCGACCTTCCGGGCGCAGCTTTTGACGGCCGATTTCATGTTCCAGAAGTGGGCGGAGCGGAAGTCGGTGCTGGCGAAGTTTGGCGGCGATCAGGTCTATGTGGTTGAGCCGCAGATCAAGGAAGGCGCCGGCGGTCTGCGCGATATCCAGAACGCCGAATGGATCGGCGAGGCGCGCTATCGGGTGAGCTATTCGCGCGTGTGGCGGACGCTGGTGGAGCAGGGCATCGTCACGGAGCGCGAATCCGCGTCGATCCGGGCGGCCCGCGAATTCCTTTGGAACGTGCGCAGCGTCCTGCACATGGTCGCCGGCGAAGCGCGCGACACGATGACCACCGAGAAACAGGAATCCGTCGCCGCCTATCTCGGCTATCCCGATGGACCGGAGACGCCGGCGGTCGAGACCTTCATGCGCGAGTACTACACACATGCGGCCGAGGCGAGGCGCATCGCGCGCAAGGCCATCAAGCGCTGCCTGGACAGCGAGATCCTGCTGGGCCTGGGCCTGGCGTCGATCCGCCGTTCGCTCTACGTGGCCGACCCCGACATCGCCGACCGCGACATGGCGATGCCGCTGCACGCCGCCGAACTGGCGCAGGCCTACTCCCTGACGATCTCCGATGAACTGGAAGAAGCGATCTGCCGATTTCTGGAGCGCCACCCCACGGCTCCGGATCCCGCCTATGCGGGACGCGTCTTCACGCGTCTGCTCGCTTCCAAGGATGCTTCCGCCATTCTCGATCGTCTCTCGGAGCAGGGCGTCCTCGCCTGGCTGCTGCCTGAGTTCGCGCCGTTGATGACGCTGATCCCTTACGACGCCGCCCATGACTTCACGGTCGGCGCCCACTCGCTGCGCGTCGTGCGCAACCTCCATCAGTTCCATCAGGAGACCGACCCGCGTTTCGCCGACTTCCGGCGCGTCGCCGGCGAAGTCGCCTTCCCGGAAGTGCTCAACCTCGCGGGGCTGATCCACGATATCGGAAAGCAGTGGCCGGAGGGTGGACACGCCGAAACGGGCGCGGACGCCTCGGTGCTGATCGCCGAACGGATCGGCTGGGATACCGAGCGCCGTGACAAATTGGTGTTCCTGATCCGCAACCATCTCTTGATGGCGGAAACCAGCCGCCTGCGCGACCTCTCCCTGGAGGAGACCGTGCGCGAGTTCACGCGTCAGGTCCCCGACATGGAATCGCTCAATATGCTCTACCTGCTCACCTGCGCGGATACGCAGGCGGTGGGCGAGGGGGTCTGGACGGAAGTCAAGGGCAAGTTCCTGACGGAGCTTTATTACCGGGCGGAAGCCGTGCTGGCCGGCGGCTCGTCGGGCGAGACGCCCGCGTTCGTGCCGAACCTCGCGCGCCAGCGTGACCGAATCCGCAAGCAGCTCGCGCAGCACAATCTGCCGATCGACCTGATCCACGAGCACACGCGCAATCTGCCCGCCCAGTACCTGCTCAATACGCCGCTGGAGGAGATGTACCTGCACATCGCCATGATTGGTCGATTGCGCGAGACATTCACGCCGATCGTCGATTTCCGGCATGAGTTTGGCAACGACTACACCGAGATCACGATCTGCGCCTACGACGATCCTAAACCAGGCCTTCTGGCGAAGATCACCGGCGTGCTTTACGCCCACGACATCAACGTCCACGTGGCGCAGGTGTTCACGCGTGAAGCGAGCGTGCGGATCGCGATCGACACCCTTTGGATCGATTACCGGGGCAAGCCGCTGGCGTCGGGCAAGAAGGCGGAAATCCAGGAAAGCCTGCGCAAGGTGATGCTTGGCGAGATGGCCCTGGCCGATCTCTTGAAGAAGCGCAATAAGCCGGTGAAGGATCAGACGATCTATTCGGCCAAGATCGACGATACGACTTCGGATCAGTTCAGTCTGCTGGAAGTGAGCGCGCCCGATGAAAAGGGCGTTGTTTACCGGCTGGCGAATGTGGTGTCCGGCCTCGGCTGGAACATCCACGCGGCTCGCCTGTCCGTCTGGGGCAGCCGCGCCCGCGACGCATTTTATGTGACCGGCCCGGATGGGAAGAAACTGCCCGCCTCCGATGTCGCCCGGCTGCTGGAAGTGCTGCCGGTTTCGACATTCGTGAAGCGCAAGCTGACCACGGCCGGCGGCGGTTAA
- a CDS encoding M16 family metallopeptidase — MSRTLFATAACALLMIPSAARTHAEVAAAPAAPATSAPGTAAPSSKLYRTTLPNGMKVVVRQESGAPLVAVDVFITVGSGMETAQNAGIGSFVARALLASTVARSSETITGEIADLGGSVDVSRQPDWTRISALAVSDRYSVMMSLITDVLKNATFDPDIVEQRRADMLSDINDSDAGLFTVTYNGVRSRLFANSGYALPAVGTVRSIQRITRRQLQQYYLRYYIPQNMTVSIVGNIKPEDAVSEIARDMADYEPGVRGARRVPAPLVELPSLAGDPAPFHATMSDLTQNCVMAGFRAPSMSNPDYFALQVANALLGGMKTSRMFTNLREKQGLAYDLGSFYSPQLYSGDLTAYIFTAASAPSATPPKGNPVADVQKLLLDQITDLQTKPATDAEISRAKHYLIGTQKIKHERIEDRAELLGLAEISSNDTGNLDEAFTDRINAVTAADVQRVANKYFMHPAIAIVEPDSKNDGVVQR; from the coding sequence GTGTCCCGAACTCTTTTCGCAACCGCCGCCTGCGCCCTGCTGATGATCCCCAGCGCCGCGAGGACGCACGCGGAAGTCGCCGCCGCTCCCGCTGCGCCCGCCACGAGCGCCCCCGGAACGGCCGCGCCGTCCAGCAAGCTCTATCGCACCACGCTGCCCAACGGCATGAAGGTTGTCGTCCGGCAGGAATCCGGCGCGCCGCTGGTGGCCGTGGATGTGTTCATCACTGTCGGCAGCGGCATGGAGACGGCGCAGAACGCCGGTATCGGCAGCTTCGTCGCGCGCGCGCTGCTCGCGTCTACCGTCGCCCGCTCGTCGGAGACGATCACCGGCGAGATCGCCGACCTCGGAGGAAGCGTCGACGTCTCGCGCCAGCCGGACTGGACCCGCATCTCCGCGCTCGCCGTCAGCGACCGCTACTCCGTCATGATGTCCCTGATCACCGATGTCCTGAAGAACGCGACATTCGATCCCGACATTGTGGAGCAGCGCCGCGCCGACATGCTTTCGGACATCAACGACAGCGACGCCGGCTTGTTCACCGTCACGTACAACGGCGTCCGCAGTCGCCTGTTCGCCAATAGCGGTTACGCGCTGCCGGCCGTTGGGACCGTGCGCAGCATTCAGCGCATCACTCGCCGACAGCTCCAGCAGTACTATCTGCGTTACTACATTCCGCAAAATATGACCGTTTCGATCGTCGGGAATATCAAGCCCGAGGACGCGGTCAGCGAGATCGCGCGTGATATGGCGGACTACGAGCCAGGCGTCCGCGGCGCCCGCCGCGTCCCGGCCCCTCTGGTCGAGCTGCCGTCGCTCGCCGGCGATCCCGCGCCCTTCCACGCCACCATGTCCGATCTGACTCAGAACTGCGTGATGGCGGGTTTCCGAGCGCCGTCGATGTCCAATCCCGACTACTTCGCGCTTCAAGTGGCGAACGCACTGCTCGGCGGCATGAAGACCTCGCGCATGTTCACCAACCTGCGCGAAAAGCAGGGGCTGGCCTATGACCTGGGCTCCTTCTACTCCCCGCAGCTCTACTCGGGGGACCTGACCGCCTACATCTTCACGGCGGCAAGCGCGCCCTCCGCGACGCCGCCCAAAGGCAACCCCGTCGCCGACGTGCAGAAGCTTCTGCTAGACCAGATCACCGATCTGCAAACCAAGCCCGCCACGGACGCCGAAATCAGCCGTGCGAAACACTATCTCATCGGCACGCAAAAGATCAAGCACGAGCGCATTGAAGACCGCGCCGAGCTGCTCGGCCTCGCCGAAATCTCTTCCAACGACACCGGCAACCTGGACGAAGCCTTCACCGACCGCATCAACGCCGTCACCGCCGCCGACGTCCAGCGGGTCGCGAATAAATACTTCATGCACCCCGCCATCGCGATAGTCGAACCAGACAGCAAAAACGACGGCGTGGTGCAGCGATGA
- a CDS encoding DUF6314 family protein — MKGIPTTENSNRLLARLRRVRQLAFTASSNSDAGWNAKGEGVVAIDETSPEQIVFRETGHWIAPNGKRFRFHNVYRWTRLSEEVVRLEHLRMGVTRPVLLFDLTPSGEACWVSVTGHQCKQDCYTAELWVEESGVQLEWIVEGPERRDVIGYVYE, encoded by the coding sequence ATGAAAGGCATTCCCACGACGGAAAACTCCAATCGACTGCTCGCCCGTCTGCGCCGGGTTCGACAGCTCGCATTTACAGCCTCCAGCAACAGCGACGCCGGCTGGAACGCGAAGGGCGAGGGCGTGGTCGCCATCGACGAGACTTCGCCGGAGCAGATTGTCTTTCGGGAAACCGGCCACTGGATCGCGCCCAACGGCAAGCGATTTCGGTTCCACAACGTGTACCGATGGACTCGCCTCAGCGAAGAGGTCGTACGACTGGAGCATCTACGCATGGGCGTTACGCGCCCCGTGCTGCTCTTTGACCTGACGCCTAGCGGCGAAGCATGCTGGGTTTCGGTGACCGGGCATCAGTGCAAACAGGATTGTTATACGGCGGAGCTATGGGTGGAGGAAAGCGGCGTGCAATTGGAATGGATCGTTGAGGGACCGGAGCGGCGGGATGTGATCGGGTATGTGTACGAGTGA
- the rodA gene encoding rod shape-determining protein RodA, with protein sequence MTVHKQGFRQLDFGLFAAVLLICCGGLLSIKSAVHNDPHGMDFFRKQIIGIVLGSSIILFLATREYETLLRRFARYIYPLNILLLAAVLMHIGHASHGAQRWIALGPFQLQPSEFAKIILIGTLSLYLAENIETIREWRTVLRSFGHILIPMLLIAKQPDLGTALVILAIWFGTLAIAGANPKHLLAFFGTGVVLFACLWHFNPKVGGNPILKDYQKNRLEVFLNPDADPRDSGYHLRQSEIAIGNGRISGEGYLHGAQSNGRFIPEQHTDFIFTIVGEEGGFVACVALLALYLFVLERGVMILADCKDTLGRLLAAGVLSMLTFHTVVNAGMTMGIMPVVGVPLPFFSYGLSSLIVNMSAVGILLSVAAQKHRVMF encoded by the coding sequence ATGACCGTGCACAAACAGGGCTTTCGGCAGCTGGACTTCGGCCTCTTCGCGGCCGTGCTCCTGATTTGCTGCGGCGGATTGCTTTCCATCAAGAGCGCGGTCCATAACGATCCCCATGGGATGGACTTCTTCCGTAAGCAGATCATTGGGATCGTCCTTGGCTCCTCCATTATCTTGTTTCTGGCGACCCGCGAATACGAAACTCTCCTCAGACGCTTCGCGAGATACATCTATCCGCTCAATATCCTGCTGCTGGCCGCCGTTCTCATGCACATCGGGCACGCGTCCCACGGCGCGCAGCGATGGATCGCTCTTGGCCCTTTCCAATTGCAGCCGTCGGAGTTCGCCAAGATCATCCTGATCGGCACGCTGTCGCTGTATTTGGCGGAGAACATCGAGACGATCCGCGAGTGGCGCACGGTGCTCCGGTCGTTCGGGCATATCCTGATTCCCATGCTGCTCATCGCGAAGCAGCCGGACCTCGGAACGGCGCTGGTGATCCTGGCGATCTGGTTCGGGACACTGGCGATCGCCGGCGCGAACCCCAAGCATCTGCTGGCGTTTTTTGGAACGGGCGTCGTCCTGTTCGCCTGTCTCTGGCACTTCAATCCGAAGGTCGGCGGCAATCCGATCCTCAAAGATTATCAGAAAAATCGTCTGGAAGTCTTTTTGAATCCCGACGCCGACCCGCGCGACTCCGGGTATCACTTGCGGCAAAGCGAGATCGCGATTGGAAACGGCCGGATCAGCGGCGAGGGTTATCTGCACGGCGCGCAGAGCAACGGGCGGTTTATCCCGGAACAGCACACCGACTTTATCTTCACCATTGTCGGCGAAGAGGGCGGTTTCGTCGCTTGCGTCGCCCTGCTCGCGCTCTATCTCTTCGTACTGGAGCGCGGCGTAATGATCCTCGCCGACTGTAAAGACACCCTCGGCCGTCTTCTCGCCGCCGGCGTGCTCTCCATGCTCACATTCCATACCGTGGTCAACGCGGGCATGACCATGGGCATCATGCCGGTCGTCGGCGTCCCGCTGCCGTTCTTCTCCTACGGCCTCAGCAGCCTGATCGTCAATATGTCGGCGGTCGGGATCCTGCTGAGCGTCGCCGCGCAGAAGCACCGCGTGATGTTCTGA